A genome region from Triticum aestivum cultivar Chinese Spring chromosome 2B, IWGSC CS RefSeq v2.1, whole genome shotgun sequence includes the following:
- the LOC123038992 gene encoding GRAS family protein RAM1-like, translating to MGTLNCAVDMSSGTKQLQHQPAAPTSPTASFSESNIVASSADPDAIDALAGLQALRFDGDIDGEIQSPDLAMWESLFADQIGAGAASGADFLMSSPRRDFSPLRDFMASSPKRDYMVSSPKRDYMMSSPKRDYMVSSPKREMVASPRRTFSNLYNNSTSNQSYMHGTLHGMDTGSPSNLAGYGKGKSSQSPLHKGFVNNAHSNSSKSNLSCSSSYVNSSENLALPSLNSSFLEDGYLAYQLPPEKDAGGSSSAGTSATQLPTLSECLAMPEPVYGARDEAAVGRGIPVGGLQPDHLYYASQFGAADGLPLQHQMAKPDQWADSSSLHSMLGSVIQSDQAEQEQDSGLQLVHLLLACADFVSKGDQPSALRHLHLLRRVASPLGDSMQRVASYFADALATRLSVSSGTAISPRGAGAPYPFPPSPDTLKIYQILYQACPYIKFAHFTANQAIFEAFHGEDRVHVVDLDILQGYQWPAFLQALAARPGGPPTLRLTGVGHPATAVRETGRHLASLAASLRVPFEFHAAVADKLERLRPAALQRRVGEALAVNAVNRMHRVPGAHLGPLLSMIRDQAPKIMTLVEQEAGHNGPYFLGRFLEALHYYSAIFDSLDATFPADSAPRMKVEQCLLAPEIRNVVACEGAERVARHERLDRWRRIMEDRGFEAVPLSPAAVGQSQVLLGLYGAGDGYRLNEEKGCLLLGWQDRAIIGASAWRC from the exons ATGGGGACGCTAAACTGCGCTGTTGACATGAGCTCCGGCACGAAGCAGCTACAGCACCAGCCAGCAGCGCCGACTTCGCCCACCGCCTCCTTCTCGGAGTCGAACATCGTCGCCTCGTCCGCCGACCCCGACGCCATCGACGCCCTAGCGGGCCTGCAAGCGCTGAGGTTCGATGGAGACATCGACGGCGAGATCCAGTCGCCTGACCTCGCCATGTGGGAGTCGCTCTTCGCCGACCAGAtcggcgccggcgccgcctcgggcgCCGACTTCTTGATGTCCTCCCCAAGGAGGGACTTCAGCCCTCTGAGGGACTTCATGGCGTCTTCTCCCAAGAGGGACTACATGGTGTCTTCTCCCAAGAGAGACTACATGATGTCTTCCCCCAAGCGGGACTACATGGTATCCTCCCCTAAGAGAGAGATGGTGGCTTCCCCGAGGAGAACCTTCTCCAACCTCTACAACAACAGCACCAGCAATCAGAGCTACATGCATGGCACCTTGCACGGCATGGACACGGGGAGCCCCAGCAATCTCGCCGGCTACGGCAAGGGGAAGTCGTCGCAGAGCCCGCTCCACAAGGGATTCGTCAACAACGCCCACAGCAACAGCAGCAAGAGCAACCTCTCCTGCTCCTCGTCCTACGTTAACAGCAGCGAGAACCTTGCTCTGCCATCCTTGAACTCCTCCTTCCTGGAGGACGGGTACCTGGCGTACCAGCTGCCGCCGGAGAAGGATGCCGGCGGCTCCTCCTCTGCCGGCACCAGTGCCACGCAGCTGCCGACGCTGTCCGAGTGCCTGGCGATGCCGGAGCCGGTGTACGGGGCCAGGGACGAGGCGGCGGTCGGCAGAGGGATTCCGGTGGGAGGCTTGCAGCCTGATCACCTCTACTACGCCAGCCAGTTCGGAGCTGCAGATGGCTTGCCGTTGCAGCACCAAATGGCAAAGCCTGACCAGTGGGCAGATTCTTCCTCCTTGCACAGCATGTTGGGGTCAGTAATACAGTCAGATCAGGCTGAGCAG GAGCAGGACAGCGGTCTTCAGCTGGTGCACCTGTTGCTGGCGTGCGCCGACTTCGTGTCCAAGGGCGACCAGCCCTCCGCcctccgccacctccacctcctccgccgcGTCGCCTCGCCGCTCGGCGACTCCATGCAGCGTGTCGCCTCCTATTTCGCCGACGCCCTCGCCACTCGCCTCTCGGTCTCCTCCGGCACCGCCATCTCCCCGCGCGGCGCAGGCGCCCCCTACCCCTTCCCGCCGTCGCCTGATACCCTAAAGATTTACCAGATCCTCTACCAGGCATGCCCTTACATCAAGTTCGCCCACTTCACGGCCAACCAGGCCATCTTCGAGGCCTTCCATGGCGAGGACCGTGTCCACGTCGTCGACCTGGACATCCTCCAGGGCTACCAGTGGCCGGCTTTCCTTCAGGCGCTCGCGGCACGGCCGGGTGGCCCGCCGACGCTAAGGCTGACGGGGGTTGGCCACCCGGCCACGGCTGTAAGGGAGACCGGGAGGCACCTTGCCTCCCTCGCCGCTTCGCTGCGTGTGCCGTTCGAGTTCCATGCCGCCGTGGCGGACAAGCTGGAGAGGCTGCGCCCTGCCGCTCTGCAGCGCCGCGTCGGGGAGGCGCTGGCCGTGAACGCAGTGAACCGCATGCACCGCGTCCCCGGCGCTCACCTCGGCCCGCTGCTGTCTATGATCCGTGACCAGGCTCCCAAGATCATGACGCTCGTGGAGCAGGAAGCTGGCCATAACGGCCCATACTTCTTGGGCAG GTTCCTGGAGGCACTGCACTACTATTCGGCCATCTTCGACTCACTGGACGCGACATTTCCGGCAGACTCAGCGCCACGGATGAAGGTCGAGCAATGCCTGCTGGCTCCTGAGATCCGCAATGTGGTGGCGTGCGAAGGCGCCGAGCGGGTGGCACGACACGAGCGGCTAGACCGGTGGCGCCGCATCATGGAGGACCGTGGATTTGAGGCCGTGCCGCTAAGCCCAGCGGCCGTCGGCCAGAGCCAAGTCCTTCTAGGACTTTACGGCGCCGGTGACGGATACCGGCTCAACGAGGAAAAAGGGTGCCTCCTCCTCGGCTGGCAGGATCGTGCCATCATCGGCGCATCAGCGTGGCGGTGCTGA